In Metopolophium dirhodum isolate CAU chromosome 9, ASM1992520v1, whole genome shotgun sequence, the genomic window CTATTCTTCAACTCTTAAATCTTATACTAAAGGATATTAATACTAGAAATAAAAACACACCAAAGTTGCAGTAAATAATGGGTTTTTATTGATGTCAACACAAGTcatagtttaaaacaaaattcaagcAATACTGCTGGCATTTGACGCGATCCTAGGCCACAAATCTGCACATTCTTTAGCTACAGGACCAGTAATAGCACtccctaaattaaaataaaagaattaactaagtgtttaaataaatataacaataaaagtgTCAATTACCTTTCATTTCGCCTTTGTTGTTGACAATTACCCCGGCGTTGTcttcaaaatacaaaaacacCCCGTCCTTCCTTCTGAAAGGTTTCCGCTGTCGAATGACTACCGCAGGCATTACTATAATAAACgatatattagttaattattacacGCGTCACATCAAAACACTTAAAAGATGACAAACGAAATGATATTTACCTTTTTTCCGGAGTTCTGGCTTTCCTTTCTTCACTGTCGCCACGATCATGTCTCCCGACGCAGCGGCTGGCAAACGATTCAAACGACCCTTGATGCCCTGGACGGCGATGACGAACAAGTTCTTTGCGCCTAGTAATTACACGTGACAAAAATAAGTACATCGTTACAACAATAAAGTTAAAGTTATGCTTACCAGTGTTATCAGCGCAATTGATGACGGCGCCGACTGGCAAACCGAGAGATATCCGGAACTTGGCTCCGGCGGAACCACCACGTCCTGAAAAAAACACATTGTTTTATTACGTTTGCATACA contains:
- the LOC132951828 gene encoding large ribosomal subunit protein uL14, giving the protein MSKRGRGGSAGAKFRISLGLPVGAVINCADNTGAKNLFVIAVQGIKGRLNRLPAAASGDMIVATVKKGKPELRKKVMPAVVIRQRKPFRRKDGVFLYFEDNAGVIVNNKGEMKGSAITGPVAKECADLWPRIASNASSIA